In a genomic window of Helianthus annuus cultivar XRQ/B chromosome 10, HanXRQr2.0-SUNRISE, whole genome shotgun sequence:
- the LOC110886785 gene encoding uncharacterized protein LOC110886785 isoform X2 translates to MYVCMYKSEIIPNFIHQTQKNLKQQIGSEFLSMEDDEDTYIDDTYIGGTIKAAQVEGGKLEEEDVVQNQSSSSSSSGKRPLVENPTSASAPAASGTKSQVEEGAKRPCVEEEKTTKPNHTVKDETEEEEEEQIDYGEDWMKDGGYYLGYDFEKGRTVIVGERPRPVCRSFGPPPPNAFTFKRIARRLAETGRPFLRPDDPLGKSPWNPFPFHVPREGIHFTVPDPEA, encoded by the exons atgtatgtatgtatgtataaaagtgAAATAATCCCCAATTTCATTCATCAAAcacaaaaaaacctaaaacaacAAATCGGATCGGAGTTTCTTTCGATGGAAGACGACGAAG aTACATACATAGATGATACATATATAGGAGGTACAATCAAAGCAGCTCAAGTGGAAGGGGGGAAGCTGGAAgaagaagatgttgttcagaatcaaagcagctcttcttcttcttctg GGAAGCGCCCTCTTGTTGAGAATCCAACTTCTGCCTCAGCACCTGCTGCTTCTG GTACCAAATCTCAAGTGGAAGAAGGAGCCAAGCGCCCATGTGTGGAGGAGGAGAAGACAACGAAGCCCAATCATACTG TGAAGGATGAgacggaggaggaggaggaagaaCAGATAGATTATGGGGAAGATTGGATGAAAGATGGAGGCTATTACCTCGGCTATGACTTTGAGAAAGGTCGAACAGTTATCGTGGGAGAACGTCCTAGGCCCGTTTGTAGGAGCTTCGGGCCTCCTCCTCCAAACGCGTTCACCTTTAAAAGGATCGCCC GTAGATTGGCTGAAACTGGACGTCCATTTCTTCGCCCTGACGATCCTCTTGGTAAGAGTCCATGGAATCCGTTCCCGTTCCATGTACCAAGAGAGGGTATTCATTTTACTGTTCCCG ACCCTGAAGCTTGA
- the LOC110886784 gene encoding uncharacterized protein LOC110886784 isoform X4, protein MHLKEIEVYWDLISCFLKYVVRPEPLVLLLLIEMQCHFICFEEIRSRKLMLASGLDYFHIHVAYDLLKEYSELARTKYIRAPLWCIAKKWDTYPSAQRYNFYQRFVYFHVPIDNKGVDQTNKINDIENQEICMSNLITQCTKSYVYPVPYIKHLQEDKEKHNIARETQYSSHDTEVIYEEVEID, encoded by the exons ATGCACTTGAAGGAGATTGAGGTTTATTGGGACTTGATATCTTGCTTTTTGAAGTATGTTGTCAGACCAGAACCATTGGTCTTACTTTTGCTAATTGAGATGCAATG TCATTTTATTTGCTTTGAAGAGATTAGATCCAGAAAGCTTATGCTAGCAAGTGGATTAGACTACTTTCATATAC ATGTTGCATATGACTTGCTCAAAGAGTACTCTGAACTGGCTAGAACAAAGTATATCAGAGCTCCATTATGGTGTATTGCGAAAAAGTGGGATACATATCCCAGTGCCCAACGATACAACTTCTACCAAAGATTTGTTTATTTTC ATGTGCCTATAGATAATAAAGGGGTAGACCAGACAAATAAGATTAATGATATTGAAAACCAAGAGATATGTATGTCCAATCTTATCACCCAATGCACCAAGAGCTATGTCTACCCAG TGCCCTATATCAAGCACCTCCAGGAAGACAAAGAGAAACACAATATAGCAAGAGAAACACAATATAGCTCTCATGATACTGAAGTTATATACGAGGAAGTTG AGATAGATTGA
- the LOC110886785 gene encoding uncharacterized protein LOC110886785 isoform X5, which produces MEDDEVKGKRPLVENPTSASAPAASGTKSQVEEGAKRPCVEEEKTTKPNHTVKDETEEEEEEQIDYGEDWMKDGGYYLGYDFEKGRTVIVGERPRPVCRSFGPPPPNAFTFKRIARRLAETGRPFLRPDDPLGKSPWNPFPFHVPREGIHFTVPDPEA; this is translated from the exons ATGGAAGACGACGAAG TGAAAGGGAAGCGCCCTCTTGTTGAGAATCCAACTTCTGCCTCAGCACCTGCTGCTTCTG GTACCAAATCTCAAGTGGAAGAAGGAGCCAAGCGCCCATGTGTGGAGGAGGAGAAGACAACGAAGCCCAATCATACTG TGAAGGATGAgacggaggaggaggaggaagaaCAGATAGATTATGGGGAAGATTGGATGAAAGATGGAGGCTATTACCTCGGCTATGACTTTGAGAAAGGTCGAACAGTTATCGTGGGAGAACGTCCTAGGCCCGTTTGTAGGAGCTTCGGGCCTCCTCCTCCAAACGCGTTCACCTTTAAAAGGATCGCCC GTAGATTGGCTGAAACTGGACGTCCATTTCTTCGCCCTGACGATCCTCTTGGTAAGAGTCCATGGAATCCGTTCCCGTTCCATGTACCAAGAGAGGGTATTCATTTTACTGTTCCCG ACCCTGAAGCTTGA
- the LOC110886784 gene encoding uncharacterized protein LOC110886784 isoform X3 — protein sequence MHLKEIEVYWDLISCFLKYVVRPEPLVLLLLIEMQCHFICFEEIRSRKLMLASGLDYFHIHVAYDLLKEYSELARTKYIRAPLWCIAKKWDTYPSAQRYNFYQRFVYFHVPIDNKGVDQTNKINDIENQEICMSNLITQCTKSYVYPVPYIKHLQEDKEKHNIARETQYSSHDTEVIYEEVGKFQSNQFEH from the exons ATGCACTTGAAGGAGATTGAGGTTTATTGGGACTTGATATCTTGCTTTTTGAAGTATGTTGTCAGACCAGAACCATTGGTCTTACTTTTGCTAATTGAGATGCAATG TCATTTTATTTGCTTTGAAGAGATTAGATCCAGAAAGCTTATGCTAGCAAGTGGATTAGACTACTTTCATATAC ATGTTGCATATGACTTGCTCAAAGAGTACTCTGAACTGGCTAGAACAAAGTATATCAGAGCTCCATTATGGTGTATTGCGAAAAAGTGGGATACATATCCCAGTGCCCAACGATACAACTTCTACCAAAGATTTGTTTATTTTC ATGTGCCTATAGATAATAAAGGGGTAGACCAGACAAATAAGATTAATGATATTGAAAACCAAGAGATATGTATGTCCAATCTTATCACCCAATGCACCAAGAGCTATGTCTACCCAG TGCCCTATATCAAGCACCTCCAGGAAGACAAAGAGAAACACAATATAGCAAGAGAAACACAATATAGCTCTCATGATACTGAAGTTATATACGAGGAAGTTGGTAAATTTCAATCTAATCAGTTTGAACATTAA
- the LOC110886784 gene encoding uncharacterized protein LOC110886784 isoform X2, whose product MHLKEIEVYWDLISCFLKYVVRPEPLVLLLLIEMQCHFICFEEIRSRKLMLASGLDYFHIHVAYDLLKEYSELARTKYIRAPLWCIAKKWDTYPSAQRYNFYQRFVYFHVPIDNKGVDQTNKINDIENQEICMSNLITQCTKSYVYPVVHRIYVKFWKVVLLHVPYIKHLQEDKEKHNIARETQYSSHDTEVIYEEVEID is encoded by the exons ATGCACTTGAAGGAGATTGAGGTTTATTGGGACTTGATATCTTGCTTTTTGAAGTATGTTGTCAGACCAGAACCATTGGTCTTACTTTTGCTAATTGAGATGCAATG TCATTTTATTTGCTTTGAAGAGATTAGATCCAGAAAGCTTATGCTAGCAAGTGGATTAGACTACTTTCATATAC ATGTTGCATATGACTTGCTCAAAGAGTACTCTGAACTGGCTAGAACAAAGTATATCAGAGCTCCATTATGGTGTATTGCGAAAAAGTGGGATACATATCCCAGTGCCCAACGATACAACTTCTACCAAAGATTTGTTTATTTTC ATGTGCCTATAGATAATAAAGGGGTAGACCAGACAAATAAGATTAATGATATTGAAAACCAAGAGATATGTATGTCCAATCTTATCACCCAATGCACCAAGAGCTATGTCTACCCAG TTGTCCATAGGATTTATGTCAAATTTTGGAAAGTTGTACTGCTACATG TGCCCTATATCAAGCACCTCCAGGAAGACAAAGAGAAACACAATATAGCAAGAGAAACACAATATAGCTCTCATGATACTGAAGTTATATACGAGGAAGTTG AGATAGATTGA
- the LOC110886785 gene encoding uncharacterized protein LOC110886785 isoform X4 — protein sequence MYVCMYKSEIIPNFIHQTQKNLKQQIGSEFLSMEDDEDDTYIGGTIKAAQVEGGKLEEEDVVQNQSSSSSSSGKRPLVENPTSASAPAASGTKSQVEEGAKRPCVEEEKTTKPNHTVKDETEEEEEEQIDYGEDWMKDGGYYLGYDFEKGRTVIVGERPRPVCRSFGPPPPNAFTFKRIARRLAETGRPFLRPDDPLGKSPWNPFPFHVPREGIHFTVPDPEA from the exons atgtatgtatgtatgtataaaagtgAAATAATCCCCAATTTCATTCATCAAAcacaaaaaaacctaaaacaacAAATCGGATCGGAGTTTCTTTCGATGGAAGACGACGAAG ATGATACATATATAGGAGGTACAATCAAAGCAGCTCAAGTGGAAGGGGGGAAGCTGGAAgaagaagatgttgttcagaatcaaagcagctcttcttcttcttctg GGAAGCGCCCTCTTGTTGAGAATCCAACTTCTGCCTCAGCACCTGCTGCTTCTG GTACCAAATCTCAAGTGGAAGAAGGAGCCAAGCGCCCATGTGTGGAGGAGGAGAAGACAACGAAGCCCAATCATACTG TGAAGGATGAgacggaggaggaggaggaagaaCAGATAGATTATGGGGAAGATTGGATGAAAGATGGAGGCTATTACCTCGGCTATGACTTTGAGAAAGGTCGAACAGTTATCGTGGGAGAACGTCCTAGGCCCGTTTGTAGGAGCTTCGGGCCTCCTCCTCCAAACGCGTTCACCTTTAAAAGGATCGCCC GTAGATTGGCTGAAACTGGACGTCCATTTCTTCGCCCTGACGATCCTCTTGGTAAGAGTCCATGGAATCCGTTCCCGTTCCATGTACCAAGAGAGGGTATTCATTTTACTGTTCCCG ACCCTGAAGCTTGA
- the LOC110886784 gene encoding uncharacterized protein LOC110886784 isoform X5, whose translation MHLKEIEVYWDLISCFLKYVVRPEPLVLLLLIEMQCHFICFEEIRSRKLMLASGLDYFHIHVAYDLLKEYSELARTKYIRAPLWCIAKKWDTYPSAQRYNFYQRFVYFHVPIDNKGVDQTNKINDIENQEICMSNLITQCTKSYVYPGFMSNFGKLYCYMVKKAFVCQYFLNNFTIKSMVSIN comes from the exons ATGCACTTGAAGGAGATTGAGGTTTATTGGGACTTGATATCTTGCTTTTTGAAGTATGTTGTCAGACCAGAACCATTGGTCTTACTTTTGCTAATTGAGATGCAATG TCATTTTATTTGCTTTGAAGAGATTAGATCCAGAAAGCTTATGCTAGCAAGTGGATTAGACTACTTTCATATAC ATGTTGCATATGACTTGCTCAAAGAGTACTCTGAACTGGCTAGAACAAAGTATATCAGAGCTCCATTATGGTGTATTGCGAAAAAGTGGGATACATATCCCAGTGCCCAACGATACAACTTCTACCAAAGATTTGTTTATTTTC ATGTGCCTATAGATAATAAAGGGGTAGACCAGACAAATAAGATTAATGATATTGAAAACCAAGAGATATGTATGTCCAATCTTATCACCCAATGCACCAAGAGCTATGTCTACCCAG GATTTATGTCAAATTTTGGAAAGTTGTACTGCTACATGGTAAAGAAAGCTTTTGTTTGccaatattttttaaataatttcaCTATTAAATCCATGGTTTCTATCAATTGA
- the LOC110886784 gene encoding uncharacterized protein LOC110886784 isoform X1, whose amino-acid sequence MHLKEIEVYWDLISCFLKYVVRPEPLVLLLLIEMQCHFICFEEIRSRKLMLASGLDYFHIHVAYDLLKEYSELARTKYIRAPLWCIAKKWDTYPSAQRYNFYQRFVYFHVPIDNKGVDQTNKINDIENQEICMSNLITQCTKSYVYPVVHRIYVKFWKVVLLHVPYIKHLQEDKEKHNIARETQYSSHDTEVIYEEVGKFQSNQFEH is encoded by the exons ATGCACTTGAAGGAGATTGAGGTTTATTGGGACTTGATATCTTGCTTTTTGAAGTATGTTGTCAGACCAGAACCATTGGTCTTACTTTTGCTAATTGAGATGCAATG TCATTTTATTTGCTTTGAAGAGATTAGATCCAGAAAGCTTATGCTAGCAAGTGGATTAGACTACTTTCATATAC ATGTTGCATATGACTTGCTCAAAGAGTACTCTGAACTGGCTAGAACAAAGTATATCAGAGCTCCATTATGGTGTATTGCGAAAAAGTGGGATACATATCCCAGTGCCCAACGATACAACTTCTACCAAAGATTTGTTTATTTTC ATGTGCCTATAGATAATAAAGGGGTAGACCAGACAAATAAGATTAATGATATTGAAAACCAAGAGATATGTATGTCCAATCTTATCACCCAATGCACCAAGAGCTATGTCTACCCAG TTGTCCATAGGATTTATGTCAAATTTTGGAAAGTTGTACTGCTACATG TGCCCTATATCAAGCACCTCCAGGAAGACAAAGAGAAACACAATATAGCAAGAGAAACACAATATAGCTCTCATGATACTGAAGTTATATACGAGGAAGTTGGTAAATTTCAATCTAATCAGTTTGAACATTAA
- the LOC110886785 gene encoding uncharacterized protein LOC110886785 isoform X1, which produces MYVCMYKSEIIPNFIHQTQKNLKQQIGSEFLSMEDDEDTYIDDTYIGGTIKAAQVEGGKLEEEDVVQNQSSSSSSSVKGKRPLVENPTSASAPAASGTKSQVEEGAKRPCVEEEKTTKPNHTVKDETEEEEEEQIDYGEDWMKDGGYYLGYDFEKGRTVIVGERPRPVCRSFGPPPPNAFTFKRIARRLAETGRPFLRPDDPLGKSPWNPFPFHVPREGIHFTVPDPEA; this is translated from the exons atgtatgtatgtatgtataaaagtgAAATAATCCCCAATTTCATTCATCAAAcacaaaaaaacctaaaacaacAAATCGGATCGGAGTTTCTTTCGATGGAAGACGACGAAG aTACATACATAGATGATACATATATAGGAGGTACAATCAAAGCAGCTCAAGTGGAAGGGGGGAAGCTGGAAgaagaagatgttgttcagaatcaaagcagctcttcttcttcttctg TGAAAGGGAAGCGCCCTCTTGTTGAGAATCCAACTTCTGCCTCAGCACCTGCTGCTTCTG GTACCAAATCTCAAGTGGAAGAAGGAGCCAAGCGCCCATGTGTGGAGGAGGAGAAGACAACGAAGCCCAATCATACTG TGAAGGATGAgacggaggaggaggaggaagaaCAGATAGATTATGGGGAAGATTGGATGAAAGATGGAGGCTATTACCTCGGCTATGACTTTGAGAAAGGTCGAACAGTTATCGTGGGAGAACGTCCTAGGCCCGTTTGTAGGAGCTTCGGGCCTCCTCCTCCAAACGCGTTCACCTTTAAAAGGATCGCCC GTAGATTGGCTGAAACTGGACGTCCATTTCTTCGCCCTGACGATCCTCTTGGTAAGAGTCCATGGAATCCGTTCCCGTTCCATGTACCAAGAGAGGGTATTCATTTTACTGTTCCCG ACCCTGAAGCTTGA
- the LOC110886784 gene encoding uncharacterized protein LOC110886784 isoform X6: MHLKEIEVYWDLISCFLKYVVRPEPLVLLLLIEMQCHFICFEEIRSRKLMLASGLDYFHIHVAYDLLKEYSELARTKYIRAPLWCIAKKWDTYPSAQRYNFYQRFVYFHVPIDNKGVDQTNKINDIENQEICMSNLITQCTKSYVYPGFMSNFGKLYCYMCPISSTSRKTKRNTI, encoded by the exons ATGCACTTGAAGGAGATTGAGGTTTATTGGGACTTGATATCTTGCTTTTTGAAGTATGTTGTCAGACCAGAACCATTGGTCTTACTTTTGCTAATTGAGATGCAATG TCATTTTATTTGCTTTGAAGAGATTAGATCCAGAAAGCTTATGCTAGCAAGTGGATTAGACTACTTTCATATAC ATGTTGCATATGACTTGCTCAAAGAGTACTCTGAACTGGCTAGAACAAAGTATATCAGAGCTCCATTATGGTGTATTGCGAAAAAGTGGGATACATATCCCAGTGCCCAACGATACAACTTCTACCAAAGATTTGTTTATTTTC ATGTGCCTATAGATAATAAAGGGGTAGACCAGACAAATAAGATTAATGATATTGAAAACCAAGAGATATGTATGTCCAATCTTATCACCCAATGCACCAAGAGCTATGTCTACCCAG GATTTATGTCAAATTTTGGAAAGTTGTACTGCTACATG TGCCCTATATCAAGCACCTCCAGGAAGACAAAGAGAAACACAATATAG
- the LOC110886785 gene encoding uncharacterized protein LOC110886785 isoform X3 — translation MYVCMYKSEIIPNFIHQTQKNLKQQIGSEFLSMEDDEDDTYIGGTIKAAQVEGGKLEEEDVVQNQSSSSSSSVKGKRPLVENPTSASAPAASGTKSQVEEGAKRPCVEEEKTTKPNHTVKDETEEEEEEQIDYGEDWMKDGGYYLGYDFEKGRTVIVGERPRPVCRSFGPPPPNAFTFKRIARRLAETGRPFLRPDDPLGKSPWNPFPFHVPREGIHFTVPDPEA, via the exons atgtatgtatgtatgtataaaagtgAAATAATCCCCAATTTCATTCATCAAAcacaaaaaaacctaaaacaacAAATCGGATCGGAGTTTCTTTCGATGGAAGACGACGAAG ATGATACATATATAGGAGGTACAATCAAAGCAGCTCAAGTGGAAGGGGGGAAGCTGGAAgaagaagatgttgttcagaatcaaagcagctcttcttcttcttctg TGAAAGGGAAGCGCCCTCTTGTTGAGAATCCAACTTCTGCCTCAGCACCTGCTGCTTCTG GTACCAAATCTCAAGTGGAAGAAGGAGCCAAGCGCCCATGTGTGGAGGAGGAGAAGACAACGAAGCCCAATCATACTG TGAAGGATGAgacggaggaggaggaggaagaaCAGATAGATTATGGGGAAGATTGGATGAAAGATGGAGGCTATTACCTCGGCTATGACTTTGAGAAAGGTCGAACAGTTATCGTGGGAGAACGTCCTAGGCCCGTTTGTAGGAGCTTCGGGCCTCCTCCTCCAAACGCGTTCACCTTTAAAAGGATCGCCC GTAGATTGGCTGAAACTGGACGTCCATTTCTTCGCCCTGACGATCCTCTTGGTAAGAGTCCATGGAATCCGTTCCCGTTCCATGTACCAAGAGAGGGTATTCATTTTACTGTTCCCG ACCCTGAAGCTTGA